One window of Parasegetibacter sp. NRK P23 genomic DNA carries:
- a CDS encoding glycerol-3-phosphate dehydrogenase/oxidase — translation MNRNSSIEKMREAITWDLVVTGGGATGLGTALEAAARGYKVLLLEQSDFAKSTSSKSTKLVHGGVRYLAQGDVALVREASIERGLLVKNAPHLVKNLSFIIPVYTWWDRIKYTIGLKLYDWIAGKLSLGASVFVGPEKVVSRLPNIVREKLKGGVLYHDGQFDDARLALNLAQTIEEKGGVVVNYVKVTSLRKDAQGKVNGVEARDLESGELFRLKARAVVNATGVFVDDILKMDQPGVKKSTTASQGVHVVLDKMFLPGNEALMIPETPDGRVLFAVPWHGKLVVGTTDTPVETATLEPVALEQEIQFILDTAGQYLVQKPKRSDVLSVFAGLRPLAAPQGEGQKTKEISRSHKIIVSPSGLFTILGGKWTTYRKMGEDLVDKVESVAGWGKTVSATRHLPVHGYQEKTDWNDPLYYYGSDAEQVRGLMQAHGGWISEKLKISVAQVVWAVEQEMARSVEDVLARRTRAILLDAREALRIAPAVTDVMATLLGKDAAWKQTQLADFSNVVEYYLPEHYKPKKQDQPAIV, via the coding sequence ATGAACCGGAACTCAAGTATAGAAAAGATGCGCGAAGCCATCACCTGGGACCTTGTGGTTACAGGTGGCGGGGCCACGGGACTGGGAACGGCACTGGAAGCCGCCGCGCGCGGGTACAAAGTGTTGCTTCTCGAACAGTCCGATTTCGCCAAATCCACCTCCAGTAAAAGTACCAAACTGGTACACGGAGGAGTGCGCTACCTGGCGCAGGGCGATGTGGCCCTTGTAAGGGAAGCAAGCATCGAAAGGGGATTGCTGGTGAAAAATGCGCCCCATCTCGTAAAGAATCTCTCCTTTATTATACCCGTTTACACCTGGTGGGACAGGATTAAATACACCATAGGCCTGAAGTTATACGACTGGATCGCCGGGAAGTTGAGTCTCGGCGCCTCGGTATTCGTAGGGCCCGAAAAGGTGGTTTCCCGTTTGCCCAACATTGTTCGGGAAAAACTGAAAGGCGGCGTATTGTACCACGACGGGCAGTTCGACGATGCCCGGCTGGCCCTGAACCTTGCGCAAACCATTGAAGAGAAGGGCGGCGTAGTGGTGAATTATGTGAAAGTTACTTCGCTCCGCAAAGATGCGCAGGGTAAGGTGAACGGGGTAGAGGCCCGAGACCTGGAATCAGGGGAATTGTTCCGGCTGAAAGCGAGGGCCGTGGTGAACGCGACCGGTGTTTTTGTAGATGATATATTGAAGATGGACCAGCCCGGCGTAAAGAAAAGCACAACGGCCAGCCAGGGGGTACATGTGGTGCTCGACAAAATGTTCCTGCCCGGAAATGAAGCGCTTATGATCCCGGAAACGCCGGATGGGCGCGTGTTGTTCGCGGTACCCTGGCACGGTAAACTGGTTGTGGGTACGACGGATACCCCGGTGGAAACGGCCACCCTGGAGCCGGTGGCATTGGAGCAGGAGATACAATTTATCCTGGATACCGCGGGTCAATACCTGGTGCAGAAACCGAAACGCTCAGATGTATTGAGTGTGTTCGCGGGCCTTCGGCCCTTAGCCGCTCCGCAGGGAGAGGGCCAAAAGACCAAAGAAATTTCACGCAGTCATAAGATTATAGTTTCTCCTTCAGGACTGTTTACCATACTCGGGGGGAAATGGACCACGTACCGCAAGATGGGGGAAGACCTGGTTGATAAAGTAGAGTCGGTAGCGGGATGGGGAAAAACTGTTTCCGCAACCCGTCATTTACCGGTGCATGGTTACCAGGAAAAAACGGATTGGAACGATCCGCTTTATTACTATGGTTCCGATGCGGAACAGGTGCGCGGATTAATGCAAGCACACGGCGGGTGGATCAGCGAGAAACTGAAGATCAGCGTAGCGCAGGTGGTATGGGCGGTAGAGCAGGAGATGGCGCGTTCCGTGGAAGATGTGCTGGCGCGCCGAACCCGGGCCATCCTGCTGGATGCGCGGGAAGCTTTGCGCATAGCCCCGGCCGTGACTGATGTAATGGCCACATTGCTGGGAAAAGACGCCGCCTGGAAACAAACACAGTTGGCTGATTTCAGCAATGTAGTGGAATATTATTTACCTGAACATTATAAACCCAAGAAGCAAGACCAGCCTGCCATAGTATGA
- a CDS encoding DUF5689 domain-containing protein: MKKSIIYALLLVATALSSGCKKDNYPGGMVAPILPLYDLRNLHKGEDVLLNEETMYGSTAITGVVISDHSGKNLPEGLLIIQDKRRLSLLRGMAIQIGAAAADYVPGDSVVMDVTGTTLTRKDGILQIVGLQPSAITKAGSNITIPPNRVGSNLILNKPNDFECTLVAIVKAGFDPVPQATEPYLGDKIMNDGFGNLALRTIPTATFANTTGLNFSANYYGIVFNTQDEKGTLTPHQRIRTLNDVVPLSSTPDIAAIIISGYMADAEGGDGNYEYMQFLATKDIDFAETPFSVVVTSNAGTSSPTGVFPIKGWATGADAVSGTTARTFKFNLTQGTVSKGEFFYVGGSSKMINGASSTSIAQAKWIRSFNYTTADGDGFGLRTSGLFANSGNASGFAVFEGINVDVNSAPIDVIFIGAGGSIYQADPAAGYKIANTDFYDKVDPISLTSQPYYRSGTNALSFNYQTPSDQGFWNKLGGVYDANLGKWIKARSQFNLDLSKTSKLEDIEGITMVNILDAVTGALIRTEQIEPTKLK; the protein is encoded by the coding sequence ACAAGGGGGAAGATGTTTTGCTGAATGAAGAGACCATGTACGGTTCCACCGCTATTACAGGCGTCGTGATCTCTGATCATTCCGGCAAGAACCTGCCCGAAGGGCTGCTGATTATCCAGGATAAAAGAAGGTTATCACTGCTTCGTGGTATGGCCATCCAGATCGGCGCTGCCGCCGCTGATTATGTTCCCGGCGATTCCGTAGTGATGGACGTTACAGGAACAACACTTACAAGAAAAGATGGTATTCTCCAGATAGTGGGATTGCAGCCATCGGCCATTACAAAAGCAGGCAGCAATATTACTATTCCGCCAAACAGGGTTGGAAGTAATCTGATCCTGAACAAACCCAACGATTTTGAATGCACGCTCGTGGCGATTGTGAAAGCGGGATTCGATCCTGTGCCTCAGGCGACAGAACCTTACCTCGGCGATAAGATCATGAACGACGGCTTCGGCAACCTTGCCCTGCGTACAATACCCACCGCAACCTTTGCAAATACAACCGGACTGAATTTCAGCGCGAACTATTACGGCATCGTATTCAATACACAAGATGAAAAAGGAACCTTAACGCCGCACCAACGGATCCGTACCCTGAACGATGTGGTGCCGCTCAGCTCCACGCCGGATATCGCCGCCATCATTATCTCCGGTTACATGGCCGATGCGGAAGGGGGAGACGGAAATTATGAATACATGCAGTTCCTCGCCACAAAGGATATTGATTTTGCTGAAACACCCTTCTCCGTGGTAGTAACCAGCAACGCCGGAACCTCAAGCCCTACCGGTGTGTTCCCCATTAAAGGATGGGCCACCGGAGCCGATGCGGTTTCCGGCACTACGGCGCGTACCTTTAAATTCAACCTCACACAGGGAACCGTTTCCAAAGGAGAATTTTTCTATGTGGGCGGGTCTTCTAAGATGATCAACGGGGCAAGCTCCACTTCCATCGCCCAGGCAAAATGGATCCGCTCCTTTAACTATACCACCGCCGATGGAGACGGTTTCGGACTCAGAACCTCCGGGTTGTTCGCCAACAGCGGAAACGCCTCCGGGTTCGCAGTATTCGAAGGAATAAACGTAGACGTAAACTCCGCTCCCATAGATGTGATCTTCATCGGGGCAGGAGGTAGTATTTACCAGGCGGATCCGGCTGCAGGATATAAAATCGCCAATACAGACTTCTACGATAAAGTGGACCCGATTTCACTGACTTCGCAGCCCTACTACAGAAGTGGCACCAACGCGCTGAGCTTTAACTACCAGACACCCTCCGACCAGGGATTCTGGAACAAACTCGGAGGTGTGTACGATGCCAACCTGGGCAAATGGATCAAAGCAAGGTCACAGTTTAACCTGGACCTTTCCAAAACATCGAAGCTGGAAGATATCGAAGGCATCACGATGGTGAACATTCTAGATGCCGTAACCGGCGCATTGATCAGAACAGAACAAATCGAGCCTACCAAACTGAAATAG